A region of Salmo salar chromosome ssa17, Ssal_v3.1, whole genome shotgun sequence DNA encodes the following proteins:
- the LOC106576374 gene encoding polyglutamylase complex subunit TTLL1 isoform X2 — protein sequence MTSCLTRRLEDRFPGGTMANKVKWVTDIEKSVLINNFEKRGWTQVTESEDWNFYWMSVQTIRNVFSVDTGYRLSDEQMVNHFPNHYELTRKDLMIKNIKRYRKDMEKEGSPLAEKDENGKYLYLDFVPVTFMLPADYNLFVEEFRKSPSSTWIMKPCGKAQGKGIFLINKLSQIKKWSRDSRTSTFVAASSGKEAYVISLYIDNPLLIGGKKFDLRLYVLVTTYRPLKCYMYKLGFCRFCTVKYTPSTSELDNMFVHLTNVAIQRHGDDYNHVHGGKWTVSNLRLYLESTRGKEVTSRLFDQIHWIMVQSLKAVAPVMNNDKHCFECYGYDIIIDDKLKPWLIEVNASPSLTSSTANDRILKYNLINDTLNIVTPNGDIPDCRWNRSPPREALGNYQVLYDEEQALSENAERDLRSRSGQSLGSKGMAKGGTGPRPAAATWK from the exons ATGACCAGTTGTCTGACAAGAAGATTAGAAGATCGATTTCCAG GAGGAACCATGGCTAATAAGGTGAAATGGGTGACCGACATTGAGAAATCCGTACTCATCAACAACTTTGAGAAGAGAGGATGGACTCAGGTCACAGAGAGCGAGGACTGGAACTTCtactg GATGAGCGTCCAGACCATCCGGAACGTGTTCAGTGTGGACACGGGTTACCGTCTCTCGGACGAGCAGATGGTCAACCACTTCCCCAACCACTACGAGCTGACCAGGAAGGACCTGATGATCAAGAACATCAAACGCTACCGCAAAGATATGGAGAAGGAGGGAAGCCCTCTGGCCGAGAAAGACGAAAACGGGAAATACCTTTATTTAG ACTTTGTTCCGGTGACTTTCATGCTTCCGGCGGATTATAATCTGTTTGTGGAGGAGTTCCGTAAGAGTCCTTCCAGCACGTGGATAATGAAGCCGTGTGGGAAGGCTCAGGGAAAGGGCATTTTCCTCATCAACAAACTTTCCCAGATCAAGAAGTGGTCCCGAGACAGCCGTACCTCCAC GTTTGTAGCGGCCTCAAGTGGCAAGGAGGCCTATGTCATCTCTCTGTACATCGACAACCCACTGCTGATCGGAGGCAAGAAGTTTGACCTGCGTCTCTATGTGTTGGTTACCACCTATCGACCTCTCAAGTGTTACAT GTATAAACTGGGTTTCTGCCGGTTTTGCACAGTGAAGTACACCCCCAGCACTAGTGAACTGGACAACATGTTTGTGCACCTGACCAATGTGGCCATTCAGAGACATGGg GATGACTATAACCATGTCCACGGTGGGAAGTGGACGGTCAGTAACCTGCGTCTGTACCTGGAGAGCACCAGGGGGAAGGAGGTGACCAGCCGACTGTTTGACCAGATCCACTGGATTATGGTGCAGTCCCTAAAGGCTGTCGCT ccCGTCATGAACAATGATAAACATTGCTTTGAGTGTTATGGATATGACATCATCATCGATGACAAGCTGAAGCCATGGCTTATTGAG GTCAACGCTTCTCCGTCGCTCACCTCCAGCACAGCCAACGACCGGATCCTGAAGTACAATCTGATCAATGACACTCTCAACATCGTCACACCCAACGGGGACATTCCCGACTGCCGCTGGAACCGCAGCCCACCCCGAGAGGCCCTGGGCAACTACCAAGTCCT GTACGACGAGGAGCAGGCGCTGAGCGAGAATGCAGAACGTGACCTACGGAGTCGCTCAGGCCAGTCGCTGGGGTCTAAGGGAATGGCAAAGGGGGGCACCGGGCCTCGCCCAGCTGCCGCCACCTGGAAGTGA
- the LOC106576374 gene encoding polyglutamylase complex subunit TTLL1 isoform X1, whose protein sequence is MCVCACIGVCFRVCACVCVCVRETLGGTMANKVKWVTDIEKSVLINNFEKRGWTQVTESEDWNFYWMSVQTIRNVFSVDTGYRLSDEQMVNHFPNHYELTRKDLMIKNIKRYRKDMEKEGSPLAEKDENGKYLYLDFVPVTFMLPADYNLFVEEFRKSPSSTWIMKPCGKAQGKGIFLINKLSQIKKWSRDSRTSTFVAASSGKEAYVISLYIDNPLLIGGKKFDLRLYVLVTTYRPLKCYMYKLGFCRFCTVKYTPSTSELDNMFVHLTNVAIQRHGDDYNHVHGGKWTVSNLRLYLESTRGKEVTSRLFDQIHWIMVQSLKAVAPVMNNDKHCFECYGYDIIIDDKLKPWLIEVNASPSLTSSTANDRILKYNLINDTLNIVTPNGDIPDCRWNRSPPREALGNYQVLYDEEQALSENAERDLRSRSGQSLGSKGMAKGGTGPRPAAATWK, encoded by the exons atgtgtgtttgtgcttgCATTGGTGTGTGTttccgtgtgtgtgcgtgtgtgtgtgtgtgtgtgagagagactctAGGAGGAACCATGGCTAATAAGGTGAAATGGGTGACCGACATTGAGAAATCCGTACTCATCAACAACTTTGAGAAGAGAGGATGGACTCAGGTCACAGAGAGCGAGGACTGGAACTTCtactg GATGAGCGTCCAGACCATCCGGAACGTGTTCAGTGTGGACACGGGTTACCGTCTCTCGGACGAGCAGATGGTCAACCACTTCCCCAACCACTACGAGCTGACCAGGAAGGACCTGATGATCAAGAACATCAAACGCTACCGCAAAGATATGGAGAAGGAGGGAAGCCCTCTGGCCGAGAAAGACGAAAACGGGAAATACCTTTATTTAG ACTTTGTTCCGGTGACTTTCATGCTTCCGGCGGATTATAATCTGTTTGTGGAGGAGTTCCGTAAGAGTCCTTCCAGCACGTGGATAATGAAGCCGTGTGGGAAGGCTCAGGGAAAGGGCATTTTCCTCATCAACAAACTTTCCCAGATCAAGAAGTGGTCCCGAGACAGCCGTACCTCCAC GTTTGTAGCGGCCTCAAGTGGCAAGGAGGCCTATGTCATCTCTCTGTACATCGACAACCCACTGCTGATCGGAGGCAAGAAGTTTGACCTGCGTCTCTATGTGTTGGTTACCACCTATCGACCTCTCAAGTGTTACAT GTATAAACTGGGTTTCTGCCGGTTTTGCACAGTGAAGTACACCCCCAGCACTAGTGAACTGGACAACATGTTTGTGCACCTGACCAATGTGGCCATTCAGAGACATGGg GATGACTATAACCATGTCCACGGTGGGAAGTGGACGGTCAGTAACCTGCGTCTGTACCTGGAGAGCACCAGGGGGAAGGAGGTGACCAGCCGACTGTTTGACCAGATCCACTGGATTATGGTGCAGTCCCTAAAGGCTGTCGCT ccCGTCATGAACAATGATAAACATTGCTTTGAGTGTTATGGATATGACATCATCATCGATGACAAGCTGAAGCCATGGCTTATTGAG GTCAACGCTTCTCCGTCGCTCACCTCCAGCACAGCCAACGACCGGATCCTGAAGTACAATCTGATCAATGACACTCTCAACATCGTCACACCCAACGGGGACATTCCCGACTGCCGCTGGAACCGCAGCCCACCCCGAGAGGCCCTGGGCAACTACCAAGTCCT GTACGACGAGGAGCAGGCGCTGAGCGAGAATGCAGAACGTGACCTACGGAGTCGCTCAGGCCAGTCGCTGGGGTCTAAGGGAATGGCAAAGGGGGGCACCGGGCCTCGCCCAGCTGCCGCCACCTGGAAGTGA
- the LOC106576374 gene encoding polyglutamylase complex subunit TTLL1 isoform X3 produces the protein MANKVKWVTDIEKSVLINNFEKRGWTQVTESEDWNFYWMSVQTIRNVFSVDTGYRLSDEQMVNHFPNHYELTRKDLMIKNIKRYRKDMEKEGSPLAEKDENGKYLYLDFVPVTFMLPADYNLFVEEFRKSPSSTWIMKPCGKAQGKGIFLINKLSQIKKWSRDSRTSTFVAASSGKEAYVISLYIDNPLLIGGKKFDLRLYVLVTTYRPLKCYMYKLGFCRFCTVKYTPSTSELDNMFVHLTNVAIQRHGDDYNHVHGGKWTVSNLRLYLESTRGKEVTSRLFDQIHWIMVQSLKAVAPVMNNDKHCFECYGYDIIIDDKLKPWLIEVNASPSLTSSTANDRILKYNLINDTLNIVTPNGDIPDCRWNRSPPREALGNYQVLYDEEQALSENAERDLRSRSGQSLGSKGMAKGGTGPRPAAATWK, from the exons ATGGCTAATAAGGTGAAATGGGTGACCGACATTGAGAAATCCGTACTCATCAACAACTTTGAGAAGAGAGGATGGACTCAGGTCACAGAGAGCGAGGACTGGAACTTCtactg GATGAGCGTCCAGACCATCCGGAACGTGTTCAGTGTGGACACGGGTTACCGTCTCTCGGACGAGCAGATGGTCAACCACTTCCCCAACCACTACGAGCTGACCAGGAAGGACCTGATGATCAAGAACATCAAACGCTACCGCAAAGATATGGAGAAGGAGGGAAGCCCTCTGGCCGAGAAAGACGAAAACGGGAAATACCTTTATTTAG ACTTTGTTCCGGTGACTTTCATGCTTCCGGCGGATTATAATCTGTTTGTGGAGGAGTTCCGTAAGAGTCCTTCCAGCACGTGGATAATGAAGCCGTGTGGGAAGGCTCAGGGAAAGGGCATTTTCCTCATCAACAAACTTTCCCAGATCAAGAAGTGGTCCCGAGACAGCCGTACCTCCAC GTTTGTAGCGGCCTCAAGTGGCAAGGAGGCCTATGTCATCTCTCTGTACATCGACAACCCACTGCTGATCGGAGGCAAGAAGTTTGACCTGCGTCTCTATGTGTTGGTTACCACCTATCGACCTCTCAAGTGTTACAT GTATAAACTGGGTTTCTGCCGGTTTTGCACAGTGAAGTACACCCCCAGCACTAGTGAACTGGACAACATGTTTGTGCACCTGACCAATGTGGCCATTCAGAGACATGGg GATGACTATAACCATGTCCACGGTGGGAAGTGGACGGTCAGTAACCTGCGTCTGTACCTGGAGAGCACCAGGGGGAAGGAGGTGACCAGCCGACTGTTTGACCAGATCCACTGGATTATGGTGCAGTCCCTAAAGGCTGTCGCT ccCGTCATGAACAATGATAAACATTGCTTTGAGTGTTATGGATATGACATCATCATCGATGACAAGCTGAAGCCATGGCTTATTGAG GTCAACGCTTCTCCGTCGCTCACCTCCAGCACAGCCAACGACCGGATCCTGAAGTACAATCTGATCAATGACACTCTCAACATCGTCACACCCAACGGGGACATTCCCGACTGCCGCTGGAACCGCAGCCCACCCCGAGAGGCCCTGGGCAACTACCAAGTCCT GTACGACGAGGAGCAGGCGCTGAGCGAGAATGCAGAACGTGACCTACGGAGTCGCTCAGGCCAGTCGCTGGGGTCTAAGGGAATGGCAAAGGGGGGCACCGGGCCTCGCCCAGCTGCCGCCACCTGGAAGTGA